TGAAAGCTGTTGACACGATGTTGTAGCAGTTCTTATAACTCACGATGACTTGACTGAAAAGGCCACGGTAAACACTAGCTAGCAGGGAGTTCATCCTTTTCAGTGTCAGCTCAGTCTGAGACACTAAACATGTGTTGTTCCACCTTCAGGCTGTGTGGATCTTAACACCGTCAGCTGTGGAGGTATTTCTGCCATGGAGTTTCCAGATTTGGGAGAGCACTGCTCTGAGAAGACCTGCAAACGTTTAGGTGAGAACTTTGTGGGCAGAGTGTCACCATGCTGCTCTTTCATCCTGCTAAATCTACAGTTTAACTCTTTATTTGGCTTATTTACAGATTTTCTTCCAATGAGATGTGACGCCTGTCAAGAGATTTTCTGTAAGGACCACATAAGCTATGCAAACCACAAATGCATGTCATCCTACAAAAAGGTAACGTCTGTTTTCCATACAGCTTTTCTATTGTGTTGAACAAGTTTGGATATTGCACAGGTGTAATGCAGACAGaatggttttttttgtgttaggataaaatgttttcttcttattgctgttgttgttaataattaatcattacTACACTTTAATGCTAAAAGTGAATCTAATAAAACCTCATTAGGATCTTTATTCCTGTGTTTACTTAatgactgattttatttttcccgTAGGACGTCCAGGTCCCAGTATGTCCTCTGTGTAACATCCCGATTCCCATCAAGAGAGGAGAGATGCCCGACATTAAAGTCGGTGAACACATTGATCGGGACTGCAAATCAGACCctgcacagaggaagagaaaggttgattttaaaaaaaaaaaaaagaggacttTCACCCTGCGGTCAGTTAGAATctaaacaacaataacaaactgattattttcctttttttcagattttcacaaataaatgtTCTAAAGGAGGCTGTAAGCAGAAGGAAATGATGCGAGTGACCTGCGACCAGTGTCATTTAAATTACTGTCTGAAACACCGACATCCACTAGACCATGATTGTAAGACTGATGGGAAACCTCTGTCCAAGTCAGGGTGGGTGCAGTCACACTTACACCTTCAGTGCTGTTTGGATacacaaaatgtcacagtaTTCTTACTGTATTTAACGTTTTGTCTCAGACATGCTGCTGCAATGAGGGCCCATGGtgcttcctccacctccacctctgcctctggTTCTAGCTCTTCTACTTCAGGAAACTCTAGACCTGTTTCTAATGGTGTGAGTGCAAATATCAGAGGCTGCAACAGCAGGTAAGCACTTCAGCTCAGTACTGTTTGGAATGTTTAATATAAATTGGTTAAATAGACACCAGAAATACGAATTCACTGCTTTTgatgtgctcttttttttctttctttctccttcccaCAGCTCTACCCAGCGGATCACTACGTCCGTTTCAGCACAGAATGTAATACCACCATCGGCATCATTTCAAGCCGGCATGGTATGAAAATTAAGTGTATAACATCTGCTGGTTAAAATTCCCCAACGTGAGGAAAATGTAACCTGAGCGTGCTGTCGTTGCAGACGGAGGAGCAGGCTTTACAAAGGGCTCTGGAGATGTCTTTGGCCGAGTCGAGGCAGACTGTTCAACCTGCCCCGAGGTGAGTAAACGTGATGGAAATCTACAGTATCACCTCGATGTCACTTTCAgcttaaaatgataataataataatgatgatacattttatttataatgtgcatttcatttggaatacaaatctcaaagtgcaacagttaaaaaacacaagacatttaaaaacaccaacgTTTAAGAACACGgcctaaaaaaacaacataatagCAGAGTGCTGTTTCCGGGGAAAATAGATCGATTAGGGGTAAGCCCTCTTAAAGAGATGAGTCTGAGGCGCCCCCAGGTGGTCTGGGAGGGCGCTCCACAGGCGTGGAGCGGCAGACCGGAAGGACCGGTCGCCTATTGTGTGGAGTTTAGTCCTGCGGGGGCAGAGGCGATAGTTGTTAGCAGACCGGAGGTTTCTGGAGGAGGTTTGGAGGGTAAGGAGTTCCTAAAATGTGGAGTGTAACTAAAGTTGAATGACTCAGATTTAATTGTACAATTTGTATGTATCGCTGTCTCCAGTGTAATCAGTAATCTTACACTGTTTCAGTCaccttctatctatctatctatctatctatctaataaACAAACCACAGTTCTGTGATGCTAGCATGGCTATTGACACCCAGGGTATCAATATTTATTCAAAggtaaaattatttttgaacAGGGAAGTAAAGAAAAATGGTGGACGCCCGACTAGCAAACGTGCCAGTCCAATCCAAAGTATTGATCTTTTGCTATACAGCTCGTTTGTTTCCAAGGTTACCAGGTGCTGCATGAGTTAAAGCTGACTAATAAAACGACAAACAAGTTAAAGCCAACGTAAACCgcatgaacacaaacaccaatAAAGTCGAGCAAAGATCATGTAATAAAAAAGTTCTCTATTCATCTATAGAGAGATAAAATTCGGCAGGGCTCCTTATGTGACTAATTCATATTGTTATCAGTTGATAAAATTGCATCAGCTAAACATGTGAGGCAGAGGGGGCATCAAAACTGTTCAGCTACAGAAAAGGAGAGTTTGAGGGAACTCTTTGAGTCACTTGTGAGTCTGAGGTCTTCCTTGGTCTGTCTCAGCCCTCAGGAGCAGGAGGATCTGGCTCTCGCTCAGGCTCTCGCTGCCAGTGAAGAAGAATACAGacgacagcagcagagacaacagGTACCCGGAAAGCTTAGCCGTcagtagcatgctaacaggaaCACATGTAGGTACACTGTTGTCATGGCAAGCCATCCTCTCTGAACTTTCTTTACTGGCAGAAGatgaaatatttccatttgatacGTCTTTAAATGATGACATTAAATGCATGAGGATAAATGAGCTCTTGTTTCTAactgtgttttgtctttctttaggGGAGGGAGTCCAAACAGTCCAACTGCACCCTCTGTTAATCTCCGAGCACCATTTAGACTTCAAGCTGTGCTAATTATTTACTAGAAACTGCACATGTGGGATTTCACATTCAGGATCAACGATTGTTCAGTGAAGAAATACTTGTGGACGTTTGCTGAGATGTTACCGCCTTCTACAATATAAGCACATACTTTCCCAGCAGGATCTGTCATTTTTACTAATGATTTGCtctgtacatattttatatgcTGATCATGAATGAAACCATTATATTACCATATATGAATACtgaataaattatttcaaaGACGCACCATGAAATTTCAGTTGTTTTGAAGACACCAGACTGTTTTCTAGGTAAATCAGCAAGTTCATTCGACTTGTGAAGTGTGAAGCGAATAAGATATTCAGGCTTTGAGCAGGAGAAGagtttgttcacacacagctgcagcttctGATGAGCTTTGGCCAGTTTTACTCtgcaaaatataataatacaagAAAAATCTGTGAGAGGGAGCACGTTTTTAGTCAACTAAATGTTTCTATTTagtataattgtaaataaattagTATAAAAATGGGCTAATTATTTACAAATGATGGTTAGATTCAGTTAGCAATAGAATAAAATTCTGTTTTCTTGCCACAAGAGCTGAAACAACGTGAATTGATTAGTTTTCAGACGTTGAATTAATCAGCTGTTATCATTTGTcaagttaaaaacacacaaaactgtttTTGGTTCAGTTTTGTCAAAATTGAGGACGTGCTGCTTCTGCTGTTTTATATGGTGGAAAGTGAATATTTCCTGGGGTGTCAGTCAGGCAGTCAAgcaatatgaaaatatttatggctattttctgacattcaattaacaataataaaaaaaaaagttccattAGGAGGGCAGGATGGATAAAAATAGTTTGgagaaacacaataaataatttaGTGCAACTCTGTTTTGAAAAATGACCACAGCTTTAGCCTGTAACGCCACTTTACCAACATCTGTTCTGAATATTTCATATCACTAACGTCCATGTACATTATGGGAATATCAGACCTCCTGGGAAACAGTGGGGACTCCTAAGAAAAGGCTGCCAGGTTAATTGAAGATGTACTTAAGGAAAGAGTCGTGCAGGGtttgaccagcagagagcagTAACACTGCACAGATGATGTTCAGTCAGGCAGAACAGGCCTGGATGTTTACTCCACACAGCtgtttgtcagaaaaaaagacctctgatgtttttctgcttaTTATTCTAACAGACATTCAAATGTCCTGTGAAATACGTCGGCTTGCTTTGCTTCAGTACTTTAGCCTCTGCCTGCCGGGGACGGTGACCCCGTCGAGGTCCACTGAGGTGTTTGATGTGACCAACTGTGGCAGCGGCTGAAAAGCTGCGCTGTAAAGAAGGACACTGTGTCAAACTGACCAAAGCAATTcacataattatatttaataagcacagctgcagctgctggacaCGACCCCGACAACCTGCTGCACTTAGCACATGTCACAAAATGTCTAATTAATCATCATATGCCACTAAGGCAGCTGCCTCTGTTACCACTATTACAGTATTCACTGCTATTGTTGTAAAGTGACATTTAGTTGTTTGATTTTGTGTATAACACTCCATTAACAATATCCAAAGCCAGCCTCACTACTGAACACAATTATGCATTAGATGGTGTGATCACTCGCAGCATCTTGCTGCATGAATTAGCATATTCATGAAGAAAGTAATTTTCTTTAAACTACTGTAAGTGGGCCAACTGAAAGCTCGTACTTCTACTTTTTGAAAGCACATTGTTAATATGTGAATGAACTCATTTTCTCGCTAGTATTTGGAGGAGATAGGTGAGTGTGGAAGATTATTATTTGGCATCgaaaaatctaaaaacactCTCCTGAGTTGTTACTGAACACTGTGTCTGCAGTCACCAAGGAGGGGAGCGCCAATTACCTCAAATTACTTCAAGTTAAATGGAGAAATTGGATGTTTGCACTGCACAGTTCTGTCAATCAACACTCTTTGTGTTTCCCTGGCAAGATGAAGTTGCTTTGATAGTTTCACAGTAAcggaaaaagagaaatgtgacACCTTCAGAATTACAAATAGTGTTAGAAATGCAAAGAATACAAGACGATTTGGGCTTCTTATTGTGACATTACCGCGGTTTGAAATTGTGCCCCATGTATCACGCAGAGCTCCCACATTAGTCCCAGCACATGATATTTTTAAGCCTTTACTGCCAGAGAAGCAGACCAATCCTGCGCTCCTCATTTTGCTCCACTTTCAACACACAAGCTGGACTGAAAGCAGTTTATGGAGCCAGAagatcaaaatagaaaatgatgtTTGAAAATAGAAATTCTCACTGCGATTGCTGAAAAGGTCACTTCTCTGGGTGGGGAAAAGCGCTGACATGTAGCCTCTTGTCTCCGAGGGTTTTTGTCCACATGGTGACGAAGCTTGGCGAGGTGAAAGCTTGATGCACCTGATCCCAGCAAGCAAGTATCTTGTCAGTCTCAGACATGAACGGGGactttgtgtttgatttgattcGGTACTTTCAAGCTCTCTGACCGACTCCTGCTTTGTGGGTTGGGGAGAAATTGACAGAGTAAACCACAACGATTTTCTGTGCGGAGAGAAAATAATGATTCAGGCCTGCAAGCCTTGAAATGTGGCCATGAATCCAGTGGATGTCTTCACAGCTACCGGGGCAACAAATGACCTTGTAGTGTTTCTGCTGGCAGAGCTGAAACTCTCCAGTACATTTTGTGAAAGAACCAAGAGGCTGTTCATGACTTCACTGatgttttaaaagtaaaacattgtgttgttttaactTATTCATTGAATGTAAGACTGCTGAATAGCATCagcttgtaaatgtttttctgcagagaGTACCAGGCCTTTATTCTAGGCAGACAGGTCTTCATTTGGTCATTACGTTACTGCACGTTACCGTATGCTAATACTTATTATTACATTAACACACAGGGACTGAAACGCAGGTAGCAACACTTAAAATGAACGATAAAGAACAATAAAGTGTTGAAAATAGCATgtttatattgatttttttaatcaaagagaTGGAATTGTACATTATGCTTCACTGGCCTCACGTTATGTAACAGCCACCAGGAGTTTATCCACCTTTGTTTTTCCTCGGCCTTAAATTTGGGCTGGCTTATATTTCCCCAGGCCGTCATTAGCTGGCTTTTATTTGAAGTAATActgtatttaattatatttacaaATAACTTCCCCCCATATCTCTGCAAATGGGACCCACAAACTGCCAGATCACATGCATGCGACATATTCTGTGTTAGAGGTGGAGTTGTGTGTTCCCAGCTGGACATCTATGACctgaaggcagaggaggaaaatacaGAGCTTCAATTTCCCGGTATCACAAAAGTCGCAGCGAAACAGGAGGGCGGACCAGAACGTGCCCCTGTTGTGTCAGCAAGtgcagatggaaaaaaaactagACAAGTtggagaagcagcagaaaccCTCAGCCATGatcaacacacattttcatttttacttttgaagGACTTTTTGTAAGATTGATTTCTATGGTAACACAAcgatccctgtgtgtgtgaaacagattCCCTAAGGCAGAGTACTCATGCGAGGATTTCACTGTAGGGGACCAGATGGTGGGGGAATATAGAGGAACTCATCATCTTTACCTGAGATGTCCAGCAGGACAGCACCAGCATCTGGGCCACTGGTCTGGCACAAATAAGCCATTAACCCCACAGAGCGGACACGATGAGCACCGCGGTGTTTATTGCACGCTGACCTGGCAGTGGTGCTCTGCCATTATTTTCCAAATACTGTAGCAGCACAACAAATCTTCATTTGGTAATTTGAAGACAGGAGCAGAAAACATTGCTagccagcagcagcaagcaTAAAACACTGATATATTTGTGCGTTTATCTTTACAATAGCACATGGCATACTGCATATAGGGATTAACTGCTGTTATCCAAAGAACAAAGGGGCATTTATGTCCTTGGATGAAAACCTGATAAGAGTACagcagaaaaagacaagaatTAAGCACAGAGGCTCAGTGAGAGCTCTTCTGTTCAACAGGAATGTTTTCTTCTAAGTAGAGTACTTGACACTCATTAGGGTATGACAGCGGGCCAGACCGGACTGGAGAAGCTCTGAGTGTTTTTCTCACGCTGATATGTTCAGTCTCTGAACAGGTGGGTGCTGAACAAGCATAAAGTAGATCAGAGTGAGTGAGTTAAGATGAGCAAAGGGAGCTGAGGTTAACATCATCCTCCGCTTAACTCCTGCCAGCTCCACTACACATTGATTCACGCAAACTACGAACCAAATGATTCCAGTCCTGATTTATGTTGTACTGAATATAAAACTCACAGACAGTAGACAGAAAAGtgagacaaaacattttatttcttcattcaaACACAACTGTTAGCGGCAGATTGGATTAGCTCGGCGCTTTGATGTTAAAGAGACAGACTGCACGACTCGGGCTACTGACAAGACCACTCAAATTATTGATAGATGTTATTACAATATCTGTGGAAAAATGATAATGCTTTCAGTCTATTTATCTTTAACTTTGTTTGTTGTGCGTTTTGTCTCCCTTCTCGCAAATGAATGACTCTCAAAACACAAGTGTAGGaagcacaaacatacaaaccTAATGGAAAGTGAAAAGGAAACCAGATGAActgataaacaaaaaaaaatccacaaggCTGCAACATCTGCCATCAGTCCAGTGAGGAGGCGACAGAGAGTTCAAGTGTGAAACCGCAGCTAACCACTCTGATATAATGTGATCTAATGTCCTTACGCACCGTTTTCctcactttctctgtctctggcaAACTGTTCTGAAGGAAGAGGATGTTTAATTCATCAGCTGGAGTAAAACACTGTCTGAATGTGGACACAATATCATCATATATGTATCATAAGTCTGAGACCACGTTGAAAATCTCTAATACTTTCATGcaaacctggaaataatcatGAAGTTTGAGGTATTGAAGATTCTGCACTGTTTCCAGCAATCAGTAAATTTATGGCATCGACCAGCTGAACTCCTCTGGACAAAAGGGGGGAAGCAGATCGATTCCACCTGAGGATCATCTGAACACAGCTTTAATGGACGGGAAACAACTCAAGGAAATCTGAACTTTTGTCCAGAGGGGTTGGAACTGATCGATGCCACAGATTTGCTCAAATTTGATTTCTAGAAATAGTGCAGAATATTTCTTCATCTCGTGTTTTTTAATTCAGAATCCTCTTATCTTTTCTGATAATTTCCAGGTTTATGTGGACCCCATTGTACATACAGATACGTGCACTAAAGTATATTATAgtatttacttttcattttcaaattgtaGTTCATGATTCAAGATGCTAAAAGTTAATGTTTCATCATTATGAATGACTACTGTGGTGAAATTATGAGCCTCTTTTATTCCTGGAAAAAATCCCAATATTTCCAAACTAGTGACATTTTCAGATGAAGCTAAAATGTTTCTTTAGCTTTTTAAAGAAGATAATCGTTGAATTTAAGTGACATAAAGTAAATATGCAGAATATACAggtaaaaatattcaaaatattggGTGATTGGGGGACAAACGGAGTCAAAAATGGACACGAAGATTGTTAACGAGATTTAGTTTTGTCACTCAGAGTTATGATTAgcttttttaaatcattcataTAATTGGTCAGAGGTACTTTCCCATTAGGTCACATTACGCTCCTGGTAGGATTTAAGTCACAACATCAGTGCTGAAACTGTTCAAGCATCATTTCAGCTTCTATTAATCAAATTGCCACTCTTTAGCGCTGTGGGTCTGTGCCCCTGCTTGTAATTATCTCTGCTTCGGATTTCACCGACACCAGATTCATACTTCGACAAAGGCACAGGGGAGCACGTGCTTTGGCACTGCGCCATGATCAACAAGAAGTCGGCTCAGGTAAGTCAAGCTCAGTCAGGGGTGAAGCACTCACAATCAAATCTATATCACAGGGAAGATTATTACCAGCAAGTCACGCGTGTTCCTCAGAGAAACATCCAAAGAATAATAGGAAGCAAATGTTCTGTTATTCCAAAGACAAGcttatgcatgcatgtgttttttcctgctcAGGCCCACAGTGGATTGGTCAACATGGATCTGTTGAGGCACCCCGGGGCGAGACATGTCTTTGGTACACAGagtgcagctgtgtgttaaGATGTCTGTCCAGCTACATTAATCATCTCAAGTCATAGGTGTTAAAGAGCAAAACCTAAACTGTGAAAGTGTTGGACGCACCGGTGCGAGGCCACGGAGGATGCAGATTCTCAGTGACAcatcagacaacaaaacaaaatgtccagGAGTTCATTCGGTCGAACCATCACAGCCATCGGCCATACCGCTTCACGTGAGCAAATCTAAAAAAGAAGTCTGGAGAAGAGTCAATTTAAGTAAGAGAAATCTCTGCTTatagaaaacactcaaaaacacacaataatacaaaacaccacaaacagtAGGAGGCCTGAGCTTGATAGGCGCAATTGTGGTAAATTATAGTAAAACTGTAGTAAAAGCTGCTGATTTTGATCAAAGACACTCATCATGTGACTCTCGCTTGCATTGGCACACACAGAAGCCCACTTCTTCAGATGCATATATCCATACGTAAAAGAAATATGTACATGAACAGGTGAAGGCCAACCAACTGGACATCGTGTCGACTGACAAACAACAGACGAAGGCAGCGCTGATAGATGGAAGCTTAAAAAACACCaagggctgaaagaggagcCAGTTTTTTGGTGATAAATCTTTACTGCATTTGTAGTTCATatcctgtttttatatttattagcTCTCTATATAAACCTTCATATgtctttatttaatgtttaatattctTTCTTTATATACATCTTTCTGTAACAGAGCTCCCAGTGACAATacacatcttgaatcttgataTTTAATGTACACATCATATTATAAAACAGTCTTTTACCAAAAAATCAGTGTTtaaatttgaacatttgaacatgTAACTTTAGCAGAAGCTGTTACTGTGGACAGACCTTTTCTAAATGAAGCATCGGTCACACTGTGCTCTTCTATCTGAGTATTAAGGAGGACTTCAGTGGTTTCAGAGCCGTCTGCGGGTACATCGTGGTCTCAGCAGATGTCTAAATAAGCTACCAGGAAAAGCAGCTCTGCGGCTGAGAAATTTTGAtttatacaagaaaaaaaaggctccaATTTCAATATGTAACATCCAGAACATGATTCATGCAGCCAGAGTTTTAGCAATCACACGACCTCTCCTCGGTGGGCTTTCAGTCCAAACCGGGCAGATTGTGATTCTGCTGCTGAGCTCACACAGCTTCATTCTTGCAGTCTATTAATTAAGCAGGCGCGATCACTTGTTTATAGCCCCACGAGCGCTGCATATCTGTTGTTTTGAGGATGTTTTGATTGAAGTGGCATCTCCAAAGATAATGAACACTTCCCTTTCCTGCCAAACAGTCGTGTCGGTCGGCCGTTGGGGTTTGCTGAAGGATTCTTCGTTTAGAATCAGTGTGACATTGTAgatcagcagcaaaacaaactcaTTCACACCTGTACTGACAGCACTGCTGCCTattttgtaatgaaaataaaaaatgccaATGCCAAATCCATACATTTCCAGGTGGATTACAAAGGCTGATTTGAATGAGGAGCTGGATGCTTGAGCAAAAAACAAGAACTGTGTTCACGGCGTGAAGAAAAATGCTTGTAGGGTAAAAAGAAATGGCTGGAAAATAGTATTTTATTGCAGTGAGAGGACAAAATACTGCAGTATGAAATTATAAATAAGTAATGAAGCTTAGCATTCAACCAGGGAGACtgtcatatcatatcatatcatatcatatcatatcatatcatatcatatcatatcatatctgCCTGTTTTTGACTATTTGCTGCCTCTCTTCTAATCTAAcacctttaaaatgtcagtttttagAAAGTGGCGCAGCTTGAGGAGATCCCTGCTTGTAGTTTAACACTGTCTGTCAAAGAATTGATTTCACACTACTTATAAAGCACTGAATGGTTTAGGGCCAAAATATGTTTCTGATCTGCTGCTTTGATACGAACAATCCAGACCTCTCAGATCAGTCTGCTTTCTCTTCCTGGAGTCAAAACCAAACACGAACAGGCAGCATTCAGCATTCAGGCCCCACATATCTGAAACAAACTCCCATAAAAACTACAGATCTGCTCAATTCTTTTAAATCAAGACTGACGACCTTTCTGTTTGCCGCTGCCTGTCAGTAAatcaaacactttatttatgttttgcaCTGATGCTTTTATTCTTGTTATCTTTTAGctgcctttttctctttcagcctgcatttattttccagcttctctgcttttttctgAATCTAAATGTCATTTATGATGCTGTTCCTTTGCACTTTGTCacaatgcttttaatgtttcataTGCGGCGTTTTGCACTTCTTGCACGtcttgttgttgaaatgtgatgtgcaaataaacttgccttgcaGTTTTGcgtgtgcttctttttttttttttttgtaactaaAAAGAGccacactgaaaaacaactcCAGCGGAAGTGCACACTAAGACAAACTCGCTGTGCTCGACATGAAATGGAGACACAACATCATCTGCATCAGTTTCTATGACAACAAAGGGATaatgatatactgtacagtagGTAGCTGAGACCTGAACTGACCCGTGATGGTATTTGTCAATGCTAAACTGTAGTATGTAGTACTAATCTGCAATCAGACCTCACTTTGCTCCTCTTTTGACGAAGCTAAATCAGTGTTTTGCTTTTGATTCCTTTCCTCATCAAACACTCCTCTGACTCACAGTCCCAGAGCTCACCGCAAAGCCGGTGACACAgctttcagtgtttgtgcacCTTATACATAAATTACACTGCCTGCTGATGAGAGATGTGCTCCAGCACCACGTTGATTTAAAACTTTTACTGAATACCCCACTTTTCATTGTAGCTTTCACATAAAAAAGGGAATTCTATTCATGAGCTTCGCCATTATAGCAAGACTAACAGAGCACGGCGGCTCTGTGGCGCTAAATATTAACATCAGAGAGAGCGATTACAATTTATCCGGAGAGAACATGGATGTCTGTATGAAAACTTCACAGCGATCCATCCAACAGGGGCAGAACGACTCAAAACAGCGAATGTCAACCTCACAATGGCTCTAGAGTCTtacaggattcatcctctggggaccatgaatatgtATTGTACCAGATCTCATGACAATCTATGTGATGGttgttttaaaataaagcagaaactGATATTTACCTTCATAGAGACATACAGTGTGTGCGGTGATGGACAAAGTGCAAAGCTCCATTACGTGAGTCAAAGTAAAGATGCTCCCAATCAATTATGACTCCAATACAAGTGAGAGCTGTtcaatcacattttaatttacattaaagTCCTGTAATGACTCTGAAACAGCCCACTGATTCTCTTGTGCCACCTGTAGAATAATAAGGTTATCGGGAAAAGCTGCAGAGCCTTTAGAAACACTGTCAGAACAACACAAGGTCGGCCATTGTCTTGAACAATACAGTACATAGTGTTTGATCTTGGAGATAAACACTAACTTGAACATGATTCATGCTCCACTTCAGTTTTTTTGGTGTAAAAGTCATTGAAAGCTGTGGTCCGAAATAAAGAAGTTATAAATCATGCAGCAGGACTAAAAGGATTTAATCttagattttattgatttgtgcAGAAAGTCACACAATGTAGAGAGATTAAACATTATATTCAGTCTGATTCAGAGCGCTGCTGTTGAGAATTACACTCGGGGCGGACTCCTCAGATCTGTGCTGACGCTGCTGTGGAGGAACTGGCCAACGTGTCTTTTTCCAGCTGTACAAAcccaggtcagaggtcaaagacACACTCCCACATACTGATCATATATCTGcctcttctgctctgtgtgcatAGTAATTGTTACTTGATTTCTCTCCTCCACTACATTTAACAgagaaatattgtgctttttagtccactacatttatttgacagccaAAGTCACTGTTCAGATTAaggttttacattaaaa
This genomic window from Pempheris klunzingeri isolate RE-2024b chromosome 17, fPemKlu1.hap1, whole genome shotgun sequence contains:
- the zfand2a gene encoding AN1-type zinc finger protein 2A isoform X2, with translation MEFPDLGEHCSEKTCKRLDFLPMRCDACQEIFCKDHISYANHKCMSSYKKDVQVPVCPLCNIPIPIKRGEMPDIKVGEHIDRDCKSDPAQRKRKIFTNKCSKGGCKQKEMMRVTCDQCHLNYCLKHRHPLDHDCKTDGKPLSKSGHAAAMRAHGASSTSTSASGSSSSTSGNSRPVSNGVSANIRGCNSSSTQRITTSVSAQNVIPPSASFQAGMTEEQALQRALEMSLAESRQTVQPAPSPQEQEDLALAQALAASEEEYRRQQQRQQVPGKLSRQ
- the zfand2a gene encoding AN1-type zinc finger protein 2A isoform X1 gives rise to the protein MEFPDLGEHCSEKTCKRLDFLPMRCDACQEIFCKDHISYANHKCMSSYKKDVQVPVCPLCNIPIPIKRGEMPDIKVGEHIDRDCKSDPAQRKRKIFTNKCSKGGCKQKEMMRVTCDQCHLNYCLKHRHPLDHDCKTDGKPLSKSGHAAAMRAHGASSTSTSASGSSSSTSGNSRPVSNGVSANIRGCNSSSTQRITTSVSAQNVIPPSASFQAGMTEEQALQRALEMSLAESRQTVQPAPSPQEQEDLALAQALAASEEEYRRQQQRQQGRESKQSNCTLC